The Tribolium castaneum strain GA2 chromosome 3, icTriCast1.1, whole genome shotgun sequence sequence CGCAGACAACTAGAGCAGGAACAAGAAAACGAACAGAGGCAGTACGACATTGATCCGAAGAATGATCAAGATTTTATGCAAGAACAGGAGCGATACGAAAACATAACGAACGCCACAAAACAGCTCTACAACAAACTTGAAGAAGAGCAAGTGCAGCTGGGGCCACTGGGGgaagaaaatatttgttgtGAGGAAGAAGAGCCGATTAGGAGAACTTTCGTACAAATCCCCCAAAAAAGTATAATTTCTAAGCGCTATCCCGGATTTGATTTTTCAGTTGTAGGTGGGATACGTGCCTCTAATGGTTTAttagaaatgcatttttacgaaaaaataccGGCTGCTGATAgtgttaaaatagtaccgcACGAACAACCAGTCTTTATTAATCTATACCcaaaacatgagaaaaatcGTCGGATGGAATCTGCCAAAAAATACGATTATTTTGCTCTCGTGCCCCAGGATAACAAGTTAATACAAGTCCCTGCGGTCAAGTTTACTATACTTCCAGAATTCAAGCGCCGAAAAAAAGACATTTATTCGCCATATTtggcaaaattaaaaagattgCACCCATTTAGACACGGCTCCAACTACCGACATAACGCACACTCTTTCTCACTAGTTGATAACAAAATGAATGATGACGAGCTTGGTTCTGcaaaattatacaaaagaTTCGCCAATTtggaaaattcaaataataaatatttggaaGAAGCCGATTTCCTGATACATAATCGTGACATTTCATTGAAGTCTTCTCTGGACAGTTCTAGTAAAGAAAAGAATGAAGaaggatttaattttaatcaaagtcCAGTTGCTGCAGCAGGAGCCAAAAATGATGTTAGTCCGGCGGAGGGAGGGCAAAGTTTGGTCAATACGTTGGAAGAGGAGCAACGTTTAGTGGACAATGACAATGGGCTGAGTTTGGTAGATGTGGAGGGGGGAGGTCAGGGCGACAGCCTGGTTGGTTCAATTGAAGGTGGGGGGAATAATTTGGTCAAGGGCGAGGTTAGCGGTTTGGAGGGAGGGCA is a genomic window containing:
- the LOC107398277 gene encoding uncharacterized protein LOC107398277 isoform X2; the protein is MLRNVLICIAALMYIFGCKTTKAASILRPSKSFLEEVADFDNIVEPESIQSGNNLETRESGDEEYYDEDCPNGKCPRDTDTSTAKSILNKLGSSFLHKFFARDTSRAEDYMRRQLEQEQENEQRQYDIDPKNDQDFMQEQERYENITNATKQLYNKLEEEQVQLGPLGEENICCEEEEPIRRTFVQIPQKSGIRASNGLLEMHFYEKIPAADSVKIVPHEQPVFINLYPKHEKNRRMESAKKYDYFALVPQDNKLIQVPAVKFTILPEFKRRKKDIYSPYLAKLKRLHPFRHGSNYRHNAHSFSLVDNKMNDDELGSAKLYKRFANLENSNNKYLEEADFLIHNRDISLKSSLDSSSKEKNEEGFNFNQSPVAAAGAKNDVSPAEGGQSLVNTLEEEQRLVDNDNGLSLVDVEGGGQGDSLVGSIEGGGNNLVKGEVSGLEGGQSMVKNEVSGVEEGQGLVKSEVSGLEGGQSMVKNEGEGQGLVKSEVSGVEQGQSLVKSEVSGMEGGQGIDDSLVKSEVGSDEEFL
- the LOC107398277 gene encoding uncharacterized protein LOC107398277 isoform X1, with amino-acid sequence MLRNVLICIAALMYIFGCKTTKAASILRPSKSFLEEVADFDNIVEPESIQSGNNLETRESGDEEYYDEDCPNGKCPRDTDTSTAKSILNKLGSSFLHKFFARDTSRAEDYMRRQLEQEQENEQRQYDIDPKNDQDFMQEQERYENITNATKQLYNKLEEEQVQLGPLGEENICCEEEEPIRRTFVQIPQKIVGGIRASNGLLEMHFYEKIPAADSVKIVPHEQPVFINLYPKHEKNRRMESAKKYDYFALVPQDNKLIQVPAVKFTILPEFKRRKKDIYSPYLAKLKRLHPFRHGSNYRHNAHSFSLVDNKMNDDELGSAKLYKRFANLENSNNKYLEEADFLIHNRDISLKSSLDSSSKEKNEEGFNFNQSPVAAAGAKNDVSPAEGGQSLVNTLEEEQRLVDNDNGLSLVDVEGGGQGDSLVGSIEGGGNNLVKGEVSGLEGGQSMVKNEVSGVEEGQGLVKSEVSGLEGGQSMVKNEGEGQGLVKSEVSGVEQGQSLVKSEVSGMEGGQGIDDSLVKSEVGSDEEFL